The Etheostoma cragini isolate CJK2018 chromosome 15, CSU_Ecrag_1.0, whole genome shotgun sequence genome window below encodes:
- the spag9a gene encoding sperm associated antigen 9a isoform X12: MELEDGVVYQDDPGTSAMMSERVSGLANSIYREFEKLIGKYDEDAVKELMPLVVAVLENLDSVFAENQEHEVELELLKEDNEQLITQYEREKALRKHAEEKFIEFEDTHEQDKKDLQNHVDRMESHSRQLELKIKNYADQIGRLEERELELKKEYNSLHQRHTEMIHNYMEHVERIKMQQISETSDSSAVGRIRRERPLSLGIFPSPGGASLLNPDPQARAETPGTEGWRFTDLMRSNTSLKDELSDFNGSKSATPMSTTASDMEREGGNSKSMEVQAAPGTRSISVGLPENEDNSDVQDIIESTPELDMDLIGYKPCSTPTKGIENMAFDRNTDSLFEELSSAGTGLIGDVDEGADLLGMGREVENLIQENSQLLETKNALNVVNKDLILKVDELTCEKEMLQGEMEAVLQAKTKLEDKNREMEEELKKVRLEVEEMKHKTKDEEDSDVPTAQRKRFTRVEMARVLMERNQYKERLMELQEAVRWTEMIRASRENPTLSEKKKSSIWQFFSRLFSSSSSSPAIKKVESQSNMKYNPPGGMVKRSSTFSQFPTEKSKTFDFLNEEKDQCSSPSRKEQKRAQYRQVKAHMQKEDGRVTAHGWSLPSKYKVANGEQVENKMNLPVPVYLRPLDQKDASMKLWCAAGLNLSGGRTLPELTRQIKGSQSSLDQLEQESKDHEKGEQEKELVLQDETSSRVWVCTSTHSSTKVMVLDASQPSDLLDCFYACNTHVVCIASVPGVLESDYLAGEEVPQDLEASQGDGVSLAGSVASVGSAGSDGAMAAEGTTAIPQTASTGVTDQPAEHSGISSSVELSRETSPAEDGVPAAEEATEATEANAGVGEEGEEDQGADPNQPGIYTEHVFTDPLGVGPTDSPSANAQRGCGHDDDTSFPEVSNPSDGEVLRMSSALPTMWLGAQNGCLYVHSSVARWRKCLHAIKLKDSILSIVHVKGRVLVALADGTLAIFHRGIDGQWDLTNYHLLDLGRPHHSIRCMTVVHDKVWCGYRNKIYVIQPKAMRIEKSFDAHPRKESQVRQLAWVGDGIWVSIRLDSTLRLFHAHTYQHLQDVDIEPYVSKMLGTGKLGFSFVRITALMVSCSRLWVGTGNGVIISIPLSEANKTTGIVPNRPGSAVRVYGDDGSDCVVQGSFVPYCSMAHAQLCFHGHRDAVKFFVTVPGQAMPPPGSADSGSDDPPSESSDTATSEPKTFLVMSGGEGYIDFRMGDEGGELDGLSEPTASQQSPPTKAERSHLIVWQVTTSHD; encoded by the exons ATGGAGCTGGAAGACGGAGTTGTGTACCAGGACGACCCGGGGACATCAGCGATGATGTCTGAGCGGGTATCGGGCCTGGCCAACTCCATCTACCGCGAGTTCGAGAAGCTTATCGGGAAATACGACGAGGACGCGGTGAAGGAGCTGATGCCGCTGGTCGTGGCCGTGCTGGAGAACCTGGACTCGGTGTTCGCCGAGAACCAGGAGCACGAAgtggagctggagctgctgaaggaAGACAACGAGCAGCTCATCACCCAGTACGAGCGGGAGAAAGCGCTGAGGAAACATGCAGAGGAG AAGTTCATTGAGTTTGAGGACACTCATGAACAGGATAAGAAGGACCTGCAGAACCATGTGGACAGAATGGAGTCCCACTCACGGCAGCTGGAACTTAAGATCAAGAACTACGCAGACCAGA tTGGCAGGTTAGAAGAACGTGAGTTGGAGCTCAAGAAAGAATACAACTCCCTCCATCAGCGCCACACAGAG ATGATCCATAACTATATGGAGCACGTAGAGAGGATCAAAATGCAGCAGATAAGTGAGACTTCAGATTCCAGCGCGGTCGGCCGAATCAG GAGAGAGCGCCCTCTTTCTTTGGGGATCTTCCCATCTCCTGGTGGAGCATCTCTGCTAAACCCAGACCCCCAGGCCAGGGCAGAGACACCAGGCACAGAGGGCTGGAGGTTCACCGACCTGATGCGGTCCAACACTAGTCTCAAG GATGAGCTGTCTGACTTCAATGGCTCGAAGTCAGCCACACCGATGTCCACCACGGCCTCGGACATGGAGAGGGAAGGGGGGAACAGTAAGAGCATGGAGGTGCAAGCTGCACCTGGGACCAGATCCATATCAGTAG GTTTGCCTGAAAATGAGGACAACTCAGATGTGCAGGACATTATTGAGTCCACCCCTGAGCTGGACATGGATCTCATTGGATACAAGCCCTGCAG TACTCCTACTAAAGGCATTGAGAACATGGCATTTGACCGAAACACAGACTCTCTGTTTGAAGAGCTGTCGTCTGCAGGCACTGGACTTATAGGGGATGTGGATGAAGGGGCCGACCTGCTGG GTATGGGCCGAGAAGTTGAAAATCTTATTCAGGAGAATTCACAACTGCTCGAGACAAA GAATGCTCTGAACGTGGTGAATAAAGACTTGATATTGAAGGTGGACGAGTTGACCTGTGAGAAGGAGATGTTGCAGGGAGAGATGGAGGCTGTGCTGCAGGCCAAGACCAAGCTGGAGGACAAgaacagagagatggaggaggaacTCAAAAA AGTGCGACTGGAGGTGGaggaaatgaaacacaaaactaAAGATGAAGAAGAT AGTGATGTACCTACAGCCCAGAGGAAGCGCTTCACCAGAGTGGAAATGGCCCGAGTCCTGATGGAAAGAAATCAGTACAAAGAGAGACTGATGGAGCTACAGGAAGCTGTGCGGTGGACAGAGATGATCAG GGCCTCAAGAGAAAATCCAACActctcagaaaaaaagaaatccagcaTCTGGCAGTT CTTCAGCAGACTGTTTAGCTCCTCCTCCAGTTCGCCGGCTATAAAGAAAGTCGAGTCCCAGTCCAACATGAAGTACAACCCCCCTGGCGGCATGGTAAAGAGGAGTAGCACCTTCTCTCAGTTCCCCACAGAGAAGTCCAAGACTTTCGACTTCCTCAATGAAGA AAAGGACCAGTGCAGCTCGCCATCACGTAAAGAGCAGAAGAGAGCCCAGTACAGACAGGTCAAGGCCCACATGCAGAAGGAGGATGGACGAGTCACGGCACACGGCTGGAGCCTGCCCAGCAAATACAAG GTGGCAAATGGTGAACAGGTGGAGAACAAGATGAACTTACCTGTACCAGTATACTTAAGACCTCTGGATCAGAAAGATGCTTCCATGaag CTGTGGTGTGCTGCAGGGCTCAACCTGTCCGGAGGGAGGACATTGCCAGAGCTCACCAGGCAGATAAAGGGTTCTCAGAGTAGCCTGGACCAGTTAGAGCAAGAGAGTAAG GATCATGAGAAAGGGGAGCAGGAGAAGGAGCTGGTCCTTCAGGACGAGACATCCAGTAGGGTGTGGGTGTGCACCAGCACCCACTCCTCCACCAAGGTGATGGTGCTGGATGCCAGTCAGCCCTCTGACCTACTTGACTGCTTCTACGCCTGCAACACCCACGTCGTCTGCATTGCCAGCGTGCCAG GTGTGTTGGAGTCTGATTATTTGGCAGGTGAGGAGGTGCCCCAAGACCTGGAGGCTAGTCAAGGTGACGGGGTGTCACTGGCCGGCAGTGTGGCCAGCGTGGGCTCAGCAGGCAGCGATGGAGCCATGGCAGCAGAGGGGACCACTGCCATTCCCCAGACGGCCAGCACAGGTGTCACCGACCAGCCTGCTGAGCACAGTGGCATCTCTAGCTCTG TTGAGCTGTCCAGAGAGACCAGTCCTGCAGAAGACGGCGTTCCTGCGGCGGAAGAGGCAACGGAAGCAACGGAGGCTAATGCTGGCGTGGGcgaagaaggagaggaggaccagGGAGCGGATCCAAACCAGCCAGGAATCTATACGGAGCATGTGTTCACTGACCCGCTCGGCGTGGGACCCACTGACTCCCCTTCTGCTAACGCACAGAG GGGCTGCGGGCATGATGACGACACTTCTTTTCCAGAAGTCTCCAACCCATCAGATGGGGAAGTACTGAGGATGAGCAGCGCCCTACCCACCATGTGGCTGGGAGCGCAGAATGGATG TCTGTATGTACACTCGTCTGTGGCTCGATGGAGGAAGTGTCTCCATGCCATCAAGCTGAAAGACTCCATCCTCAGCATAGT ACATGTTAAAGGGAGAGTCTTGGTAGCACTGGCTGATGGGACATTAGCAATTTTCCACAGAGGCATTG ACGGTCAGTGGGATTTAACCAACTACCACCTGTTGGATCTGGGACGGCCCCACCACTCTATCCGCTGTATGACCGTGGTCCATGACAAGGTGTGGTGTGGCTACAGGAACAAGATCTACGTCATACAGCCGAAGGCCATGAGGATAGAG AAATCGTTTGACGCTCATCCTCGCAAGGAGAGTCAGGTGCGGCAGCTGGCCTGGGTTGGAGACGGTATCTGGGTGTCCATCCGTCTGGATTCAACTCTACGCTTGTTTCACGCCcacacctaccagcacctccaGGACGTGGACATCGAGCCCTACGTCAGCAAGATGTTGG gtacGGGTAAACTGGGCTTCTCTTTTGTGAGAATCACAGCTCTGATGGTGTCCTGCAGCCGGCTCTGGGTGGGGACAGGAAACGGCGTCATTatctccatccctctgtctgAAG CCAACAAGACAACAGGAATAGTGCCAAATCGTCCCGGCAGCGCTGTCCGGGTTTACGGTGACGACGGTTCAGACTGTGTCGTGCAGGGCAGCTTCGTGCCATATTGCTCCATGGCCCACGCCCAGCTGTGTTTCCATGGACATCGAGATGCTGTCAAGTTTTTTGTCACCGTGCCAG GTCAGGCGATGCCCCCTCCAGGCAGTGCTGATTCAGGCTCTGATGACCCTCCATCTGAATCCTCTGACACAGCAACCTCTGAGCCCAAAACCTTCCTGGTCATGAGTGGAGGCGAAGGCTACATTGACTTCAGAATGG gcGATGAAGGCGGTGAGTTGGACGGTTTATCCGAACCAACAGCCAGCCAGCAGTCGCCGCCTACCAAGGCCGAGCGAAGCCACCTCATCGTCTGGCAGGTCACAACCTCACatgactga
- the spag9a gene encoding sperm associated antigen 9a isoform X10 produces MELEDGVVYQDDPGTSAMMSERVSGLANSIYREFEKLIGKYDEDAVKELMPLVVAVLENLDSVFAENQEHEVELELLKEDNEQLITQYEREKALRKHAEEKFIEFEDTHEQDKKDLQNHVDRMESHSRQLELKIKNYADQIGRLEERELELKKEYNSLHQRHTEMIHNYMEHVERIKMQQISETSDSSAVGRIRRERPLSLGIFPSPGGASLLNPDPQARAETPGTEGWRFTDLMRSNTSLKDELSDFNGSKSATPMSTTASDMEREGGNSKSMEVQAAPGTRSISVGLPENEDNSDVQDIIESTPELDMDLIGYKPCSTPTKGIENMAFDRNTDSLFEELSSAGTGLIGDVDEGADLLVEYSDLSLIGMGREVENLIQENSQLLETKNALNVVNKDLILKVDELTCEKEMLQGEMEAVLQAKTKLEDKNREMEEELKKVRLEVEEMKHKTKDEEDSDVPTAQRKRFTRVEMARVLMERNQYKERLMELQEAVRWTEMIRASRENPTLSEKKKSSIWQFISFSRLFSSSSSSPAIKKVESQSNMKYNPPGGMVKRSSTFSQFPTEKSKTFDFLNEEKDQCSSPSRKEQKRAQYRQVKAHMQKEDGRVTAHGWSLPSKYKVANGEQVENKMNLPVPVYLRPLDQKDASMKLWCAAGLNLSGGRTLPELTRQIKGSQSSLDQLEQESKDHEKGEQEKELVLQDETSSRVWVCTSTHSSTKVMVLDASQPSDLLDCFYACNTHVVCIASVPGVLESDYLAGEEVPQDLEASQGDGVSLAGSVASVGSAGSDGAMAAEGTTAIPQTASTGVTDQPAEHSGISSSVELSRETSPAEDGVPAAEEATEATEANAGVGEEGEEDQGADPNQPGIYTEHVFTDPLGVGPTDSPSANAQRGCGHDDDTSFPEVSNPSDGEVLRMSSALPTMWLGAQNGCLYVHSSVARWRKCLHAIKLKDSILSIVHVKGRVLVALADGTLAIFHRGIADGQWDLTNYHLLDLGRPHHSIRCMTVVHDKVWCGYRNKIYVIQPKAMRIEKSFDAHPRKESQVRQLAWVGDGIWVSIRLDSTLRLFHAHTYQHLQDVDIEPYVSKMLGTGKLGFSFVRITALMVSCSRLWVGTGNGVIISIPLSEANKTTGIVPNRPGSAVRVYGDDGSDCVVQGSFVPYCSMAHAQLCFHGHRDAVKFFVTVPGQAMPPPGSADSGSDDPPSESSDTATSEPKTFLVMSGGEGYIDFRMGDEGGELDGLSEPTASQQSPPTKAERSHLIVWQVTTSHD; encoded by the exons ATGGAGCTGGAAGACGGAGTTGTGTACCAGGACGACCCGGGGACATCAGCGATGATGTCTGAGCGGGTATCGGGCCTGGCCAACTCCATCTACCGCGAGTTCGAGAAGCTTATCGGGAAATACGACGAGGACGCGGTGAAGGAGCTGATGCCGCTGGTCGTGGCCGTGCTGGAGAACCTGGACTCGGTGTTCGCCGAGAACCAGGAGCACGAAgtggagctggagctgctgaaggaAGACAACGAGCAGCTCATCACCCAGTACGAGCGGGAGAAAGCGCTGAGGAAACATGCAGAGGAG AAGTTCATTGAGTTTGAGGACACTCATGAACAGGATAAGAAGGACCTGCAGAACCATGTGGACAGAATGGAGTCCCACTCACGGCAGCTGGAACTTAAGATCAAGAACTACGCAGACCAGA tTGGCAGGTTAGAAGAACGTGAGTTGGAGCTCAAGAAAGAATACAACTCCCTCCATCAGCGCCACACAGAG ATGATCCATAACTATATGGAGCACGTAGAGAGGATCAAAATGCAGCAGATAAGTGAGACTTCAGATTCCAGCGCGGTCGGCCGAATCAG GAGAGAGCGCCCTCTTTCTTTGGGGATCTTCCCATCTCCTGGTGGAGCATCTCTGCTAAACCCAGACCCCCAGGCCAGGGCAGAGACACCAGGCACAGAGGGCTGGAGGTTCACCGACCTGATGCGGTCCAACACTAGTCTCAAG GATGAGCTGTCTGACTTCAATGGCTCGAAGTCAGCCACACCGATGTCCACCACGGCCTCGGACATGGAGAGGGAAGGGGGGAACAGTAAGAGCATGGAGGTGCAAGCTGCACCTGGGACCAGATCCATATCAGTAG GTTTGCCTGAAAATGAGGACAACTCAGATGTGCAGGACATTATTGAGTCCACCCCTGAGCTGGACATGGATCTCATTGGATACAAGCCCTGCAG TACTCCTACTAAAGGCATTGAGAACATGGCATTTGACCGAAACACAGACTCTCTGTTTGAAGAGCTGTCGTCTGCAGGCACTGGACTTATAGGGGATGTGGATGAAGGGGCCGACCTGCTGG TGGAGTACTCTG ACCTTAGTTTGATTG GTATGGGCCGAGAAGTTGAAAATCTTATTCAGGAGAATTCACAACTGCTCGAGACAAA GAATGCTCTGAACGTGGTGAATAAAGACTTGATATTGAAGGTGGACGAGTTGACCTGTGAGAAGGAGATGTTGCAGGGAGAGATGGAGGCTGTGCTGCAGGCCAAGACCAAGCTGGAGGACAAgaacagagagatggaggaggaacTCAAAAA AGTGCGACTGGAGGTGGaggaaatgaaacacaaaactaAAGATGAAGAAGAT AGTGATGTACCTACAGCCCAGAGGAAGCGCTTCACCAGAGTGGAAATGGCCCGAGTCCTGATGGAAAGAAATCAGTACAAAGAGAGACTGATGGAGCTACAGGAAGCTGTGCGGTGGACAGAGATGATCAG GGCCTCAAGAGAAAATCCAACActctcagaaaaaaagaaatccagcaTCTGGCAGTT CATTAG CTTCAGCAGACTGTTTAGCTCCTCCTCCAGTTCGCCGGCTATAAAGAAAGTCGAGTCCCAGTCCAACATGAAGTACAACCCCCCTGGCGGCATGGTAAAGAGGAGTAGCACCTTCTCTCAGTTCCCCACAGAGAAGTCCAAGACTTTCGACTTCCTCAATGAAGA AAAGGACCAGTGCAGCTCGCCATCACGTAAAGAGCAGAAGAGAGCCCAGTACAGACAGGTCAAGGCCCACATGCAGAAGGAGGATGGACGAGTCACGGCACACGGCTGGAGCCTGCCCAGCAAATACAAG GTGGCAAATGGTGAACAGGTGGAGAACAAGATGAACTTACCTGTACCAGTATACTTAAGACCTCTGGATCAGAAAGATGCTTCCATGaag CTGTGGTGTGCTGCAGGGCTCAACCTGTCCGGAGGGAGGACATTGCCAGAGCTCACCAGGCAGATAAAGGGTTCTCAGAGTAGCCTGGACCAGTTAGAGCAAGAGAGTAAG GATCATGAGAAAGGGGAGCAGGAGAAGGAGCTGGTCCTTCAGGACGAGACATCCAGTAGGGTGTGGGTGTGCACCAGCACCCACTCCTCCACCAAGGTGATGGTGCTGGATGCCAGTCAGCCCTCTGACCTACTTGACTGCTTCTACGCCTGCAACACCCACGTCGTCTGCATTGCCAGCGTGCCAG GTGTGTTGGAGTCTGATTATTTGGCAGGTGAGGAGGTGCCCCAAGACCTGGAGGCTAGTCAAGGTGACGGGGTGTCACTGGCCGGCAGTGTGGCCAGCGTGGGCTCAGCAGGCAGCGATGGAGCCATGGCAGCAGAGGGGACCACTGCCATTCCCCAGACGGCCAGCACAGGTGTCACCGACCAGCCTGCTGAGCACAGTGGCATCTCTAGCTCTG TTGAGCTGTCCAGAGAGACCAGTCCTGCAGAAGACGGCGTTCCTGCGGCGGAAGAGGCAACGGAAGCAACGGAGGCTAATGCTGGCGTGGGcgaagaaggagaggaggaccagGGAGCGGATCCAAACCAGCCAGGAATCTATACGGAGCATGTGTTCACTGACCCGCTCGGCGTGGGACCCACTGACTCCCCTTCTGCTAACGCACAGAG GGGCTGCGGGCATGATGACGACACTTCTTTTCCAGAAGTCTCCAACCCATCAGATGGGGAAGTACTGAGGATGAGCAGCGCCCTACCCACCATGTGGCTGGGAGCGCAGAATGGATG TCTGTATGTACACTCGTCTGTGGCTCGATGGAGGAAGTGTCTCCATGCCATCAAGCTGAAAGACTCCATCCTCAGCATAGT ACATGTTAAAGGGAGAGTCTTGGTAGCACTGGCTGATGGGACATTAGCAATTTTCCACAGAGGCATTG CAGACGGTCAGTGGGATTTAACCAACTACCACCTGTTGGATCTGGGACGGCCCCACCACTCTATCCGCTGTATGACCGTGGTCCATGACAAGGTGTGGTGTGGCTACAGGAACAAGATCTACGTCATACAGCCGAAGGCCATGAGGATAGAG AAATCGTTTGACGCTCATCCTCGCAAGGAGAGTCAGGTGCGGCAGCTGGCCTGGGTTGGAGACGGTATCTGGGTGTCCATCCGTCTGGATTCAACTCTACGCTTGTTTCACGCCcacacctaccagcacctccaGGACGTGGACATCGAGCCCTACGTCAGCAAGATGTTGG gtacGGGTAAACTGGGCTTCTCTTTTGTGAGAATCACAGCTCTGATGGTGTCCTGCAGCCGGCTCTGGGTGGGGACAGGAAACGGCGTCATTatctccatccctctgtctgAAG CCAACAAGACAACAGGAATAGTGCCAAATCGTCCCGGCAGCGCTGTCCGGGTTTACGGTGACGACGGTTCAGACTGTGTCGTGCAGGGCAGCTTCGTGCCATATTGCTCCATGGCCCACGCCCAGCTGTGTTTCCATGGACATCGAGATGCTGTCAAGTTTTTTGTCACCGTGCCAG GTCAGGCGATGCCCCCTCCAGGCAGTGCTGATTCAGGCTCTGATGACCCTCCATCTGAATCCTCTGACACAGCAACCTCTGAGCCCAAAACCTTCCTGGTCATGAGTGGAGGCGAAGGCTACATTGACTTCAGAATGG gcGATGAAGGCGGTGAGTTGGACGGTTTATCCGAACCAACAGCCAGCCAGCAGTCGCCGCCTACCAAGGCCGAGCGAAGCCACCTCATCGTCTGGCAGGTCACAACCTCACatgactga